The Sus scrofa isolate TJ Tabasco breed Duroc unplaced genomic scaffold, Sscrofa11.1 Contig133, whole genome shotgun sequence genome includes a region encoding these proteins:
- the LOC100621465 gene encoding olfactory receptor 5K1-like, translating to MTWDNHTMTTEFILTELTDNPQLKIFLFLVFLTIYLITMVGNLGLVALIVTERHLHTPMYIFLSNLALMDSCCSCAITPKMLENFFSKSRIISLYECMAQFYFFCFAETADCFLLAAMAYDRFMAICNPLQYHAMMSKKLCIKMTTGAYIAGNLHSMIHVGLLFRLTFCGRHQIHHFLCDIVPLIRLSCVDPYINEFMMFILSGSIQTFTITIVIMSYLCILFIIFKMKSNKGTGKALSTCASHFLSVSIFYGCLLFMFIRPNSVKEENKDIPVSVFYTIVIPLLNPFIYSLRNKEVLKVMKQIMKMS from the coding sequence ATGACTTGGGATAACCACACTATGACAACAGAGTTTATCCTCACAGAATTGACAGATAACCCACAACtgaagatttttctgtttctcgtGTTCCTTACCATCTATCTGATCACCATGGTGGGAAACCTTGGTCTGGTGGCACTGATAGTTACAGAGCGTCATCTTCACACGCCAATGTACATCTTTCTGAGTAATCTTGCTCTGATGGATTCCTGTTGTTCTTGTGCCATTACCCCAAAGATGCTAGAGAATTTCTTCTCTAAGAGCAGAATTATTTCCCTGTATGAATGCatggcacaattttattttttctgctttgccGAAACTGCAGACTGCTTCCTCCTGGCAGCCATGGCCTATGATCGCTTtatggccatctgcaacccactgcagtACCACGCCATGATGTCCAAGAAACTATGCATTAAGATGACCACAGGAGCTTACATAGCTGGAAACCTGCACTCCATGATTCATGTCGGGCTTCTGTTTAGATTAACTTTCTGTGGGCGTCATCAAATCCATCATTTTCTTTGTGATATAGTTCCTTTAATCCGACTTTCCTGTGTTGACCCTTATATCAATGAATTCATGATGTTTATCTTGTCTGGGTCAATTCAAACCTTCACTATTACCATAGTAATAATGTCTTACCTTTGcatcctttttataattttcaaaatgaaatccaaCAAGGGTACAGGGAAAGCCTTATCTACATGtgcatcccactttctctctgtctcaataTTCTATGGATGTCTTCTCTTCATGTTCATTCGACCAAACtcagttaaagaagaaaataaagatatacctgtttctgttttttatactATAGTGATTCCTTTATTAAACCCTTTTATCTATAGTCTAAGAAACAAAGAAGTATTAAAAGTCATGAAACAAATTATGAAGATGtcataa